DNA from Prionailurus bengalensis isolate Pbe53 chromosome X, Fcat_Pben_1.1_paternal_pri, whole genome shotgun sequence:
gccatgcccattcatttacatattatctatggctACCTTCTAGCTAAGATGGCAGAATTGAGTAGCTGAAACAGAGACCCAAAAGCCTAAACTATTTACGgaattttacagaagaaatttgCTAACAGTTATCTAGATCAGCATTCCCCAAAGCAGTTCTACAGAGCACTATTGTCCAGGAGAAAATAACTTTGCTTTTGGGAAAGGGTTATATAGTCATTTTAGACCAGAAAATGCTGGATTAAACCAAGTtaaacagcctttttttttctttttttactatagGTCATTTCAGATCCTTTCACATGCTACATGCGTTGAGAAACTCTAAAAGGAGATAGAGGGTGTATTCCCTTTAACTTATTTGACCACTCGACTTCTTTTCCACAGCTTTCTTACTAATACCTTGCAAAATCGTGTTCAAAGGAACACTCATTTGAGAAATGCTAACTTAGACATTCACTTGACAGAAGTTTGAACTTGATAACTGACTCCTTGGATTATTTTTCTAGTTGCATAAAGTGAAAAACTATGTAATATAGTATTTAAGCATATGGACTATGGCTTTAGACAAACCTTAATCTCAAGTAAGTCTCTATTACTTACTAGCTGTTGATCTTTAGACAAATTATCTAATGCGATAAGCAGGACTGACTACATAATTGATGGGCTAtgctacaaaatgaaaacacaggaccccttgttcaaaaaatattaaatccaAGATAGCGACAGCAGAGCATTATACCAATGGGCCCTTCTGAGCACAAGACCTGTGTGCAGATTGTATATGCATGAACTTATAACCCTGGTAacaaatttcagtttcctcaactataaaatgtggataataccTACTTCATGGGATTATTGCAAGAATTCaatcagaaatatatataaagagccTAGTAAAATATCTGGCACAGAATAGGCAGTAATAAATGacttgtttttaattcaaaagtaTTTATAGCCATATTCAATAACCTATTtgttgagtgtctactatgtgccaggcaccacacTAGGTACTTAGGATATTATGGTGAAGAATACAAATAAGGTCCCTGTCTTCATGTAGATTATTGTTTAGTGGGaaagacagataaaaaataaacaactgttaATTATGATAAGAGCTATAAAGTGAAAACAAGGTGCtgggaaaggaaataatagagaggATCTGCTTTAAATTGGGTGGTCAAGCAAGTCCTCTTCTAGGAAGTAATGTTTAAGTTGAGAtctgaaggataaaaaaaaaaaaaaaaaaaaaaaaaaagctctccatGGAAATAGCAGaaagggtgttccaggcagagagaaaagctaCTGGAAAGGCCCTGAAGTGGGAAAGAACATGGCATTTGTGAGAAACTAAAAGTAAGCTAGTGTGTCTTTAGGGACTGAGAAGGTGAGTGATTTGTGGCACACCTTGTAGGGTAAGGTTTGGGATTTTATATGAAGTGCAATGAAAAGCTTTTGAAAGGTTTCAGGTATGGTAGTCACATGATGTAATTGATATTTTTAGAAGATCATgttggctgctgtgtggagaggaGCCATTGATAAGCTAGAGTAAATGAATAGTAGGAGTCTATTTCTTTCTCCAGGAAACAGTTAGTAGTACCTTGTATTTGGTTGGTATTTGAGAATATAGTGATAAATAAGTGTATTGAAGGCTTATGATAGGCCTTGTTAATTGATTTGATGTGGAGgattcaaggggaaaaaagaaataaagaatggcTCCTAATATTTTTCTGGGCAACTGGGTGACATCATTTAATTGAGATGACATGCCTGCggagggttttttttggggggggggagggcacccaCACAGAAATCCAGAGCTCAGGTTTAGACATGTAAAATAAGATGTCCAAGTGGAGATGGTGATATTAGTTATAGCtgttgttttgtattgttttctagGATTCCGTGATTACTAACTCTTGGTGTCACCTCATTAGATTCCcgggaaatatttagaaaacatctgaaagaaaaatacctaaaCATAGGAGTCCATAAATGTTATCATGGCAATCATATAGAGTCACGGCTGCTTCTTGTAAAAGAACATGGTATATCAGAAAAGACACCATGTGGGATTCCTCAACAAGATAATTTTATTGATATGGGACATGTATTTGATCCTGACCAAGAGGGCTGCAGCTCATCCCAAACTGTGGTGCTTCAGGGATGTGCTGGGATTGGGAAAACAGCTGTGGTGCATAAGTTCATGTTTGACTGGGCAGCAGGAATGGTTACTCCAGGAAGGTTTGACTATCTCATCTATGTAAACTGCAGAGAAATAAGCCATATTGCTAACCTTAGTGCTGCTGACCTAATCACTAACACTTTTCAAGATATAGATGGACCAATCCTGGACGTTATTCTTGTGTATCCAGAGAAGCTTCTTTTCATACTTGATGGATTTCCTGAGCTCCAGCATCCTGTAGGTAACCTGGAAGAGGATCTTAGTGCTAACCCCCAGGAGCAGAAACCAGTAGAGACCCTCTTATGTAGTTTTGTGAGGAAAAAACTGTTCCCTGAATCCTCCCTGCTGATAACTGCCCGGCCTGCAACCATGAAGAAGCTCCACTCTCTGTTAAAACAATCTATCCAGGCCGAGATCATTTGGTTTACAAATGCTGAAAAGAGAGCATATTTCTTGAGTCAGTTTTCAGGTGCTAATGCAGCAATGAGAGTCTTTTATGAGCTGCAACAAAATCAAAGCCTTGACATTATGTCCTCTCTTCCCATCATCTCCTGGATGATCTGTAGTGTCCTGCAGTCACAGGAAGATGGTGACAGGAGTCTTATGAGGTCACTTCAGACCATGACTGATGTGTATCTGTTTTACTTTTCCAAGTGCCTCAAAACCCTTACAGGTATCTCAGTGTGGAAGGGACAAAGTTGTCTGTGGGGCCTTTGCTCTTTGGCTGCAGAGGGACTACAGAACCAACAGGTCCTATTTGAAGTCTGTGACCTCAGGAGACATGGGATAGGGGTATATATCAATTGCACTTTTCTAaatcactttttgaaaaaatCTGAAGGAAGTGTCAATGTGTACACTTTCCTTCACTTCAGTTTCCAAGAGTTCTTGACTGCTGTGTTCTATGCCCTAAAGAATGACGGCAACTGGATGTTTTTTGATCAAGTGGGGAAAACGTGGCAAGAAATATTCCAACAATAtgggaaagggttttttttttcaatgtttatttatttttgggacagagagagacagagcatgaacgggggaggggcagagagagagggagacacagaatcggaaacaggctccaggctctgagccatcagcccagagcctgacgcggggctcgaactcacggaccgcgagatcgtgacctggctgaagtcggacgcttaaccgactgcgccacccaggcgcccctgggaaagGGTTTTCATCATTAATGATACAGTTCTTGTTTGGCCTCTTAcgtaaaggaaagggaaaagctgTGGAAACTACTTTTGGAAGATAAGTCTCCCCAGGACTTAGAGAGGAATTATTGAAATGgactgagaaagaaataaaggataaaTATTCTATGTTACAGATTGAGCCAATGGACTTACTTCATTGTTTGTATGAGATTCAGGAAGAAGAATATGCAGAAAAGATAATTGGTGATTTACAATCAATTATATTGCTTCAACCTTCCTACACAAAAATGGACATTCTGGCTATGTCATTCTGTGTAAAAAGCAGTCACAGTCATCTGTCAGTGTCTCTGAAGTGTCAGCACCTAATTGGATTTGAGGAGGAAGAGCAAGCCTCTGCATTCATGACACCAGTCTTTACACTTAATCAGTGAGTATATTAATGTCTTTTCTCCAATGTTTTGGCCTTCAGAAATCATGggctttcttgtttatttcaagTATTCAGGCACACGATCATTTCTGGTATtgtcaataaataaaatgaatcatctccACTTTCTATATTTTATGTCAATCAACCCAGTAAGGATTTATTCAATATGTATCACATATTAGACACTAGACTAAGTAGACAGTAAGGGAACGTTAACAAttctgagcacttattatgtattaggcactgtgctagccactgtgtgtgtgtatgtgtgtgtatatatattagtCTTCACTGTTACCTTGTGAATGtactttataattataaaagtgTTATGAGCATGTAAGTAATCAAGATTATCATTGAGGACTCTACTATTTTGGTGTTGATGACTGCTATTCTGGAAAAGGTGGTAAACTTAACATTGAATTGGTCATCACTCTCCTCTACATATACTTCATCACTGAGGCCTCAGAGAGCCTCAGGTTAGTAAGGGACAGAATTGTACTCCTGCATATATTGCTGTGAATCCTGGGCTTTTTCCACCAGGCTTCCACCTTCACAAAGGGTTCAAAGAGGCTTAGGTAAACCACTTATTTCATACAGATTCTGTATATTGCAAAATACAGTTCTATTGACTTATTGACCTGTGTTGTTGTACCTTAGTTGTACGACCAGCTGAGAGGTAGGGGACCTTGAGAAGAAGAGAGTGGGCAGAAGGCTCTACTTAGGAAGTGTTAACACGAGTCTTTTCTCTGATAGTTATATTTCCTCAGTGGGAGTAGCATAGAGGTAGAAATGAGTATGGGGTAGGTGTGTttgagggaagtggggaggggaagggaagtgcAGCAAGAGTGTTTGGGACTAGAGTGGAAGGAGTAAGAGAGGTTACATGGACTTGGAATTACCAAGGACCTTGGCTACAATGTCTTGATAAATTCAAGACCACTTCAACTGTATATtataaagtaaaatgatggaTAAATGCATTGAGAACTTTTAAACACTGGTGGAAACAAAGAGAGGCTTCTGGTTCATTCTAGATTTCCAGAAAATCAGCCTTAAATGGAGTCCCTACCCCAGCCCTATTGCCTTTATCAGGGGGCTTAAACTTTCTTCAAAACTTAccccaaaatattcttttcacaAGCATGTTGACAGAGAGTTCACTATTGTactgttttaggtttattttgttgttcaagtgtaattaacatacagtgctatattaatttcaggtgtactatatagtgattcagttattctgtacatttctcagtgcttgtcaagataagtgtgctcttcatcccctttatttatttcacacatctccacccacctcccctctggcaaccaccaatttgttctctgtatttaagagtctgtttattttttgtctctcttttttttgttcatttgttttgttccttaaattccacatatgagtgaaatcgtgtgatatttgtctttcttggactaatttctttcacttagcattataccttctagatccatctatgttgttgcaaaaggcaagattttattctttttttatggtggagtaatattccattgtgtatacatacatatatatatgtattgtttgtatatatatatataaatacacatacacacacatacatacacacacacaccacatctctatccattcatctattgatctACACTTGAGTTGCTTTCATAATATgtccattgtaaataatgctgcaataaccataggggtgcatatatattatcaaattagtgtttttgttttctttgggtattcctcaaaaaattaaacatagaattatgtTTAACATATGAACATTTGAACTTTTCTAGTTCAAAACATATGaacttttctagtttttaatgATTAATCATTCTATTAATACTGACAACCAAAATATAGTTATAGTGTAGATAGCTTGGGCAACtcacttgacttctctgagccatCTGCAAAATGATGATTATGATATCCATCATTGTGTTAGGGACCAGAtaagataattttatatgtaaagtgcttaccttggtgcctggcacacagtaacaTGGCTTGtgctttgaagtcagacagatcTGAGTGCTGACCTCCATTCTATTCCTAcctatgtgaccttaggcaaatatcttaactttttttttgccttaatttccttatctgcaaaatgggataatACCTCCTAAGGACTTTGGAAGAAGTAAATGAATACTAGTATGGTAAACAGAAGCCAAAGTAAgccttttacttaaaattttgttcttaactgttttgttttaaattatttttgctttctcatcttttttaGGTCCTTCAAGCTACACAATTTGCCAGTGTCTCGGCTACACTTGCTCTGCCAAGCACTACGTAATCCATGCTGTAAAATCAAAGACCTGAAGTAAGTTGAACTTTGCTTTAAACACTTAGGTATTTGTAAGGTAGAAACTGGATTGCTAGAAATTGTACCCCCAGCTGATGGGACCTGCAAACAAAATATAACTAGTGCTCAGCTTCTCCATAGCAGAACAGCAAATGATAGGATATGCTACAAACCTAGAAGGGGTAGAGAGTCAGGCACAGATCCCTGTCAGCCCCTCCAGCCTCTGTCCCTTTTGTATATGCTATTTTTGCTGTAGGGAGTGGATGGCAGTCTATAACATCTAAGAGATCTGTGTCTGTGCCCCTCCTGGACCTACCCTCTTCTCCTTCCAGATCCAACTGTCCtcttccttggttttctttcAGTTGGGTCCTGTCCCACTCCATGCAGCTCAGtgatctttttctctccctccatgcCTCACCTCCATCCCCTGCTGTTATTCCCCAAAGTGCCATTGCTCAGAAACTCCCCACCCACCACGCTGCCTTCCATTCTGTGCTCACTCTCAGGTATCTTGTCTCCTTCACTCCACATCTCAAGCACACAGGCACGAGCTCCCTTGTTTCCAGACCCCTCACCACACAGATCAGTGtctgttctccttccttccctcctgtcctAGAGGAAGAGGTGGCCTTTCCAAACCTCCCCAAGCAAgtaaattcactttttatttttaagcatttaattaTTTCACTTTACACAACACAGaagtatataaagatataaaagccCTCCACCCTACTGTCCCATACCCCACCCCACCTTATACCCCAACATCCCCATTCCTGCTTACCATGCCCTGACCATACCTCCCTAGGTAACACCTTGTTTGCTAAATATCTTTCCAGACCTTTTTTTCTATGCCTTTTCAAACATCAACGTGTAACATAAGGCACATATAaacctattatatatatatatatatatatatatatatatatatatatcctgcaTATGCAGTTACAGAgctttgggggttttgtttcacacacacaaaaaactggccgtcatattttattttttattgaatagtACAATGGACATGCCTCCCAATGTGGTAAGCAGGGTCTCTCTCTTGTGTGTTGTATGTTTTCAAGCTTTCTTCAGTTGTCTCCTTCCCCGTGGTTCAAGTTTCTCCCATATTAAAAGGAACCCTCTCTCAGCCATGTACCCCATTCCTTCCCTTTACTGCTAGGAGTTCTTGAAGAGCCCCCCTGCCTGCACTTCCTCAATTGCCATTTACTCCTCAGTCTTTGTGGTTTGGGTtctacccctccctggcccaGATCTGTTCAAAGATCGAAATAATACCAGATCCAATGAATACTTTTCAGTTCCTACCTTAGGGCCTCCCCTGCAGCCCTGGGCACTGCTGAGAATGCTCTCCTTGCATCTCTCTTCCCACTGTCATGACTACTCCTAAGGACCTTGTCACCTCTATGGTTCCCAGCCAGTGGCAGTTTCACCCTCCAGTGGACGTGTGGCAAtacctggagacatttttgcttGTCACAACTTGGGGAGTGGGTGCTACTGACCTCTAATGTGCAGAGGTCAGGGATTCTGTCAAACATCCCGCAGTGTACTAGACAGCCCCCTGCAACAAAGAATTATTGAACCTCAAGTGTGAGGAGTGTTGAGGCTGGGAAACTCTGTCTTAGAAGAATATAAACAAGCCCAAAGATATTCCTGAAAATGCAGGTTAGGGATCTTGCCCCCAATCCTGATGGTTGTCCACACCTGCCCCAATAGGAGACAGCCCAAAGTCCTATCCAAGAGCTATGGCAATGAACCGGGGCCATTATAGCTTCAGGCTCTATGTCTGTAGTCCCTGGGTGATGTCCAGGGCTCCTCCAGTTTTCTTACTCTGGTCCAGGTGTGACACCTCACGATCCTTCTACCTGTGGGCTAATCTATACATTTAGTCTCCCTCAACACCACTTAGAATCatgagaaaggaaacacaaaccatcctctccccttctcttttcccagtTTACCCCCTCCCTCTAGACATTGATTTCCCATTgggatatgttttatttcatttatgaattCACTGAGACCTTTGTAACCAGATCCCCCTTCCCACTATTATTCTGGCAGTGGGTTTGGGTAGAGAATTGCTCAGGATAGCACCACACTTTGGTCCATAAACTAGACCAGCAAACCCTCTAGGCACTATCATTTGCTGACTCACCTCCTTGGAAGTGGTAGGGGTTCCCTGTTCAGATCTGTCTGTCCCCAGTTCTGCCACTGGGGACTGGGGAAGATTCTCATGTTTTGGGGCTATACAGCCATAGCAGTTGTCTGCATCTGGTGCTGGTGTCCTCTGTATGTCCTGCTGGTGATTTCATCAGTCCTGAGGGATTTCATCTTAGGGGTGGCAAATCTCTGCTGTGTTGTAAGCCCAGGGTTAACCCCAGGCCTGTTTTGATGGTTTCTCATGATATAACTTGATCAGAACACGAACAAGCTTCCTGTCCAGTTCATTCCGGGAGACTCTTGGGATATAGGAATCCTCACTACCTGTAACTCTCTCATACTCCTCCCCAGCCAGTGTTGACATTTTTCTTGGATGATCTGTGGTTTGTGACTGCTCTTCTTGGTGCCAATTTCTGACCTGGAAATAATCTGGTTACCCAGAGCAGGAACCCACTCAACTTAACTTAAAGGGTATCTGTGTGGATTGGATTTTCATGCAGCACAACTGTAGAAAGACCACCACTGTCTCCATCTCTGGGGTTACAAGATCAACTCCTGTGCTTTCTCTATGCCTTATCTGCTCCCTGGGATCTGATTCTGCTATCCTCTAAGACACTTGGCTTCTATAAAGCACACAGTTCTTCTCTCTGACAGCCAGGGCCAGTCCTTGGCTGTGGCCTCGGCATTCATGACTCTGACCTTGGTCCCAACTCCAAATAACCCACTGCTTCCTTGCCCAACACCACTCTATGAAATCTGCCTCTCTGTTCGAGAACCTGTTTGGCTAAGGATGGGTCAGATGTCCACTCCTCCCATCATATACAGCctaggtggggagatgggtggatTGTCATATACATGGCTGCTCATGTCCACTAGATACTAGGGCTTAGGAGTAAGAACAAAAGCTACGGTGCTTCTGGGGTATGGAACACTAATGCTCTGGAACACAAAGGGGGTCATCAAAACATGTCTCTCCCTGTCAATCTACACCTTCTCCacttcccaccccacctccctcccattCCTTTAGCCCCATTCTCCCACTtatccccttccccactccacccAGTCCCCTCCCTCACCTTTCCCCCATCCCTCAAAAATTGATTTTCCACTGGTATAGGTTTCTGTTCTATTTGACATTTCTTAATTTACTGAGGGCTTTGCAGCCAGATTCCTCTCCCACAGCGGAAGCAAATTTCCCTCCTTGAAAAATTCACAGCTTTACACCAAGGGCAGTCCCAATCCCCAGGTCTGCGAAATATGGGAGGTCTTCTATGCTGATAGGGATCAGAGTCTCTCCTGTCTCTTTGGGATTCTTGAGGGTCTTTTCCCTGGGACCCCACATTAGACCTCACACTAACCTCAGAGGGCCTCCAGTGGGGAGATGTCTGAACTGGATTTCCTACGGTGAATGGTGTTGCTGGTGGGACTGGTGTGGGCGCaggtgggaagggggaaaagggacAGGCGTAGGAGTATGTGAATGAGGCAGGGAGCTGGACAGGAAGGGGTGATGGTGTGACTGTGGCCCTAGGCTTGATGgtcccagagaaataaaacatggctGTTTCCACTGACTTAatatctcccttcctctgcccactgGCGGTGTAATTTTTCCGCTCCACAGCTCCAAGCAGGTGCATGCGGCCTCCACCTGGCTCCTTTGCAGCTTCTGCCCCTTCTGCATTCTTctgtcctcttcttcctcttcctgcagTGCCAGTAGAAGCAGTAGAAGTGGCAGCAACTCCCGCCTCCTCTACCTCACCTGCTCCTTCTGTCCTTGTGACCAGGCCTGGCTCCTCTGAGACCTGGACCTGCTTCTGCAGAGACTGCAGCTGTGGGAGAAAAGTGGGCAGTGTTGAGACCCACtctgggggtggtgaggggatggggcagggagataGGGCAGGGATCAAGCAGAGATAATCTTTAAGACCTGGAGGAGCTTCCACTTCAGGAAATCCCGTTCTGTCTGCACCTCTTCCAGGTTGGCCTGGGCCATCTGTAGCTGGAAGGCTGCCTCTTTGTGCTCCATCTCCTGCTGTGTAGTGAACTCCTTTAGGTCTGAGGCCAAGGTCTGTGCAGTGGTCTTATGCAGTTTGGCGAAGTCATGCAGCCAGTGTACCCTGTGCTTGTGTAACTGGCCCTGCCTACAGGCAAAGCGCACACCTAGGGCCAGGCTGCTCCAGGCACAGGCCTCTTTGGCCTCACTGGACACTGTGCTGTCTTCCAGGATGGCCCTGAGTTtgtcctccacctcctcccaggGCAAGGATGTATTCTCCAGGTAGAACTCTGGGCCTTTTGTGTGCCCAGCCATCTTCTCATTGATGAAGGTTACCACTTTGCTGTGCTGGAACCCACCACTGGGGTCGTCGGGTTTCAAGGCCATGATGACTGAGAACCTTAGGGGTTTGGCTGGCCCTGCAGAAACGAACAAACCAGT
Protein-coding regions in this window:
- the LOC122477958 gene encoding NACHT, LRR and PYD domains-containing protein 3-like, with the translated sequence MGHVFDPDQEGCSSSQTVVLQGCAGIGKTAVVHKFMFDWAAGMVTPGRFDYLIYVNCREISHIANLSAADLITNTFQDIDGPILDVILVYPEKLLFILDGFPELQHPVGNLEEDLSANPQEQKPVETLLCSFVRKKLFPESSLLITARPATMKKLHSLLKQSIQAEIIWFTNAEKRAYFLSQFSGANAAMRVFYELQQNQSLDIMSSLPIISWMICSVLQSQEDGDRSLMRSLQTMTDVYLFYFSKCLKTLTGISVWKGQSCLWGLCSLAAEGLQNQQVLFEVCDLRRHGIGVYINCTFLNHFLKKSEGSVNVYTFLHFSFQEFLTAVFYALKNDGNWMFFDQVGKTWQEIFQQYGKGFSSLMIQFLFGLLRKGKGKAVETTFGR
- the TEX13B gene encoding testis-expressed protein 13B isoform X2, translating into MALKPDDPSGGFQHSKVVTFINEKMAGHTKGPEFYLENTSLPWEEVEDKLRAILEDSTVSSEAKEACAWSSLALGVRFACRQGQLHKHRVHWLHDFAKLHKTTAQTLASDLKEFTTQQEMEHKEAAFQLQMAQANLEEVQTERDFLKWKLLQLQSLQKQVQVSEEPGLVTRTEGAGEVEEAGVAATSTASTGTAGRGRRGQKNAEGAEAAKEPGGGRMHLLGAVERKNYTASGQRKGDIKSVETAMFYFSGTIKPRATVTPSPLPVQLPASFTYSYACPFSPFPPAPTPVPPATPFTVGNPVQTSPHWRPSEVSVRSNVGSQGKDPQESQRDRRDSDPYQHRRPPIFRRPGDWDCPWCKAVNFSRREICFRCGRGIWLQSPQ
- the TEX13B gene encoding testis-expressed protein 13B isoform X1 → MGGGEGGERGRGRGTRGEGQEGVYGTTGLFVSAGPAKPLRFSVIMALKPDDPSGGFQHSKVVTFINEKMAGHTKGPEFYLENTSLPWEEVEDKLRAILEDSTVSSEAKEACAWSSLALGVRFACRQGQLHKHRVHWLHDFAKLHKTTAQTLASDLKEFTTQQEMEHKEAAFQLQMAQANLEEVQTERDFLKWKLLQLQSLQKQVQVSEEPGLVTRTEGAGEVEEAGVAATSTASTGTAGRGRRGQKNAEGAEAAKEPGGGRMHLLGAVERKNYTASGQRKGDIKSVETAMFYFSGTIKPRATVTPSPLPVQLPASFTYSYACPFSPFPPAPTPVPPATPFTVGNPVQTSPHWRPSEVSVRSNVGSQGKDPQESQRDRRDSDPYQHRRPPIFRRPGDWDCPWCKAVNFSRREICFRCGRGIWLQSPQ